In Malassezia japonica chromosome 2, complete sequence, one DNA window encodes the following:
- the SGD1 gene encoding suppressor of glycerol defect (TransMembrane:1 (o443-466i); EggNog:ENOG503NXJN; COG:T; BUSCO:EOG09261I1G), with protein MAWRGGPAKARSTTRLPAALREELGLGENGAPESGRRPSAKRPRLNAAAARKEQRKEQRHAKHGRKPTQKRDAWRQEEAQRSVQKQREPAPGPKAPQPKAPQPKAAPQPKAAPKAAPKPKKSKAEPEEMRTVMDPITGEMRTVTQKKASNGPSKLEQLMERTGQRPLNEQEPVERQRPMTAAERDEEDEIKWLEYQLYGKKKRAAPEETDDLDYLLDDLDKLQAGLDQEAAAKEGDAEGDEDGEEGNEEGDEEEEEGEEEEDEDEDEKNGEEEENDDDDDDDDDADDDDAASDEFEFADDDTDTYDVALNKEGLDDLDNLDVDLDEDDLGGDFDDLDEALDTMEHDASPSPPPEAPSGPSKYVPPAMRAAAKEKDEAHALQQQKLRRHVNGLLNRLGEGNLDTILGELDGLYRTYARGDVTSMLTTLVLDTVAARTQLSETIVVLYAVLITAMHRIVGVEFGAYFLQECMSRFLRVYNELLARPSASDEDKSAGSRECVNLVLLLCHMLNHKLLSAGLIYDLVRLLLGYDFSEMLPNVATPKPMAEVDIELVLRIVQSCGQQLRRDDPASLKTIAELTKERLDEAKSNTSLVADSSRARFMLEALLNLRQNKKQQQASSAAESAQRLGKYLSTLEKKRTLRTHTALQVGLRDLQDAEKKGRWWLVGAAWTGHEPSAPAPEPERETVQDETWLPDDATTSSVDVGALARSQGMNTDARRAVFSTLMTALDYKEAAQSLMQLKLNDVQRREIIRVLVHCLGSEQVYNPYYVLIGQQLAEDLPGMRITMQFVLWDYFREIGETHVGGEKITAQLEDDAAPEVDGADGKRKLVHLARAYGYWIGHQALSLNVLRPVDFTSIKANGVRFVQQLLTHALLATQTKSPVLTPAVRTRLAKEPSVSDRSAVERLFVQGTVGHPALAQGLLVFLRTHLRKKDLAQALGAGDSALGRLRWAARIAIDTVTVGSTSAAA; from the exons ATGGCCTGGCGTGGCGGaccggccaaggcgcggtcgacgacgcgtctgcctgcagcgctgcgtgagGAGCTTGGGCTTGGCGAGAATGGCGCACCGGAGtcggggcggcggccgagcgcgaagCGCCCACGTCTGAAtgcggcagcagcacgcAAAGAGCAACGAAAAGAGCAGCGTCACGCAAAGCATGGACGCAAACCGACACAGAAGCGCGATGCGTGGCGCCaggaagaggcgcagcgctcggtACAGAAACAGCGCGAACCTGCTCCTGGGCCaaaggcgccgcagccgaaAGCGCCGCAGCCAAAGGCGGCACCACAGCCCAAGGCGGCACCCAAAGCGGCGCCCAAGCCAAAAAAGAGCAAGGCTGAACCGGAAGAGATGCGCACAGTCATGGATCCCATCACGGGTGAAATGCGTACAGTGACACAAAAGAAGGCGTCCAATGGGCCGTCCAAGCTCGAACAGCTCATGGAGCGCACTGGCCAGCGCCCGCTCAACGAACAAGagccggtcgagcgccagcggccGATGACGGCTGCCGAAAGggacgaggaagacgagATCAAGTGGCTCGAGTACCAGCTATATGGAAAAAAGAAGCGTGCGGCTCCTGAAGAGACGGACGATTTGGATT ACTTGCTCGACGATTTGGATAAGCTGCAGGCGGGACTTGATCAAGAGGCCGCGGCGAAGGAGGGCGACGCggagggcgacgaggatgGAGAAGAGGGTAATGAGGAGGGAGATGAGGAAGAAGAGGAGGGagaagaggaagaggacgaggacgaggatgaGAAGAATGGAGAGGAAGAGGAAaatgacgacgacgacgacgacgacgatgacgctgacgacgacgacgctgCATCGGACGAATTCGAGTTTGCCGACGACGATACCGACACGTACGACGTCGCACTGAACAAGGAAGGCCTCGATGACCTCGACAACCTCGATGTCGACCTGGACGAAgacgacctcggcggcgacttCGACGACCTGGACGAGGCCCTCGACACGATGGAGCACGATGCATCCCCCTCTCCGCCTCCTGAAGCACCGAGCGGCCCCTCCAAGTACGTCCCTCCTGCAATGCGCGCAGCTGCCAAGGAAAAAGAcgaagcgcatgcgctgcagcagcaaaagctgcgccgccacgTCAACGGTCTGCTGAACCGTCTTGGTGAAGGCAACCTCGATACCAttcttggcgagctcgatgGACTGTACCGCACGTATGCGCGTGGCGACGTGACGTCGATGCTCACGACGCTTGTCCTCGACACGgtggcggcgcgtacgcagcTGAGCGAGACGATTGTCGTGCTGTACGCCGTGCTCATCACTGCGATGCACCGCATTGTCGGTGTCGAGTTCGGCGCCTACTTTCTGCAAGAATGCATGTCGCGTTTCCTGCGCGTCTACaacgagctcctcgcgcgccccTCTGCGTCCGACGAAGACAAGAGCGCGGGGAGCCGCGAGTGCGTCAACCTTGTGCTGCTGCTGTGCCACATGCTGAACCACAAACTGCTGTCTGCCGGCCTGATCTACgacctcgtgcgcctcctcctcggctACGACTTTAGCGAGATGCTGCCGAATGTCGCCACGCCCAAGCCCATGGCCGAAGTCGATATTGAGCTTGTGCTGCGCATTGTACAGAGCTGCGGCcagcagctgcggcgcgatgACCCAGCCTCGCTCAAGACCATTGCCGAGCTGACCAAGGAGCGCTTGGATGAGGCGAAGAGCAACACGTCGCTTGTCGCTGACTCGAGCCGTGCGCGGTTcatgctcgaggcgctgctcaacCTGCGCCAGAACAAgaagcagcagcaggcgtCGTCTGCTGCCGAaagcgcgcagcgcctcggcaagtATCTCTCGACGCTCGAAAAGAAGCGCACCCTCCGCACGCACACCGCCCTGCAAGTCGGTCTGCGTGATCTCCAAGACGCCGAAAAGAAAGGACGCTGGTGGCTtgtcggcgctgcgtggaCCGGGCacgagccgagcgcgcctgcgcccgagcccgagcgcgaAACGGTGCAGGACGAGACGTGGCTTCCCGACGATGCGACGACGTCGTCGGTCGACGTCGGAGCCCTCGCGCGGTCCCAAGGCATGAATacggacgcgcgccgcgccgtcttTTCGACGCTCATGACCGCGCTGGACTACAAAGAGGCCGCGCAGAGCCTCATGCAGCTCAAGCTGAACGatgtgcagcggcgcgagaTTATCCGCGTGCTCGTGCACTgcctcggcagcgagcaAGTGTACAACCCCTACTATGTGCTGATcggccagcagctcgccgaggacctcCCTGGCATGCGTATCACGATGCAGTTTGTGCTGTGGGACTACTTCCGCGAGATTGGCGAGAcgcacgtcggcggcgaAAAGATCactgcgcagctcgaggacgacgcggcgcccgaggtcGATGGGGCCGacggcaagcgcaagctcgtgcacctcgcgcgtgcCTATGGCTACTGGATCGGGCACCAAGCGCTGAGCCTCAATGTCCTGCGCCCGGTCGACTTTACCAGTATTAAGGCGAACGGCGTCCGTTttgtgcagcagctgctcacgcatgcgctgctcgcgacGCAGACCAAGTCGCCGGTGCTCACGCCGGCGGTGCGTACGCGCCTCGCAAAAGAGCCGAGCGTGTCGGACCGGagcgcggtcgagcgcctctttgtCCAAGGCACGGTCGGCCACcctgcgctggcgcagggCCTGCTCGTCTTTTTGCGCACGCATCTGCGCAAAAaggacctcgcgcaggcgctcggtgcgggCGACAGCGCGCTCGGTCGCCTGCGGTGGGCGGCGCGTATTGCGATTGATACCGTGACGGTCGGCTCGACGTCGGCTGCTGCATAG
- the ROK1 gene encoding RNA helicase (EggNog:ENOG503NUDA; COG:A), with product MDIFSSLVTGGARFDRKRFGEDIAVFTESRAPKEQEASTSSAPAAVPKALDFFNTHKEERRAAEAEQGPRVRDEAPAAPLRRSELPEFLRTHQLKLKGTDVPLPLRSWADLEQRWDVRPWLRENLVAGNWPQPTPIQCGAISVMLEGRDLLAGAPTGSGKTIAFLLPLLQLLGEHRKGGLRAVIVSPTRELAQQIYEQLQRLAHGQAFRTCLLTRSGAKSQTPGLNKKYDILITTPLRLVHAIEHEELDLSQVGNLVLDEADRLLEQGFLEQTDTILAACTNPNLRKALFSATLPAGVEELAKTFMVDECRVLVGQKDSATTTIEQRLEFAGSEDGKLHALRALIQSGGMKPPVLLFVQSIQRARELFHELVYDGLHVDVIHSERPKAQREAVIQAFRRGDIWILICTELMARGIDFKGVNLVINYDFPQTVQSYIHRIGRTGRAGKQGTAITYFTKQDAPYLKTVVNVMRQSGCDVPEWMLKLPKPSKLLKQQLRKKPIERRDVRAASGSSSLGRRLAHRKRDMVQGSKRRKEKANNS from the coding sequence ATGGATATTTTCAGCTCGCTCGTCACCGggggcgcgcgcttcgacaGGAAGCGCTTTGGCGAGGATATCGCTGTCTTTACTGAGTCGCGTGCGCCAAAAGAGCAAGAGGCAAGCACGTcgagtgcgccggcggccgtgccgaaAGCGCTCGACTTTTTCAACACACACAAagaggagcggcgcgcggccgaggccgagcaagggccgcgtgtgcgcgatgaggcgccggccgcaccgctgcgccgctcggagCTGCCTGAAttcctgcgcacgcaccagCTCAAGCTCAAGGGCACCGACGTGCCGCTCCCGCTGCGGTCCTGGGcggacctcgagcagcgctgGGACGTCCGCCCGTGGCTGCGTGAGAACTTGGTCGCTGGAAACTGGCcgcagccgacgccgatcCAGTGCGGTGCGATCAGTGTCATGCTCGAGGgccgcgacctgctcgcggGTGCGCCGACCGGCTCGGGCAAGACGATTGCTTTTCTCCTGCCGCTCctccagctcctcggcgagcacagAAAAGGGGGGCTGCGCGCAGTGATTGTGAGCCCCACgcgcgagcttgcgcagcagatctatgagcagctgcagcgcctcgcgcacggccaggCATTCCGTACGTGCCTCCTGACTCGCTCCGGCGCCAAGTCCCAGACGCCGGGCTTGAACAAGAAATACGATATCCTGATTacgacgccgctgcgtctcgTGCACGCGATCGAgcacgaggagctcgacctGTCGCAGGTCGGCAACCTcgtgctggacgaggccgaccgTCTGCTCGAGCAAGGTTTCCTCGAGCAGACCGATACCATTCTGGCCGCGTGCACAAACCCCaacctgcgcaaggcgctcttTAGTGCGACGCTCCCGGCGGgtgtcgaggagctcgccaagacTTTTATGGTCGACGAGTGCCGCGTGCTGGTCGGCCAAAAGGactcggcgacgaccacgatcgagcagcgcctcgagttCGCCGGATCCGAGGACGGCAAGCtccatgcgctgcgtgcgctcatCCAGTCCGGCGGCATGAAGCCGCCCGTGCTCCTTTTCGTGCAGTCGATccagcgcgcacgcgagcTCTTTCACGAGCTCGTGTACGACGGGCTGCATGTCGACGTCATCCACTCGGAGCGCCCGAAAGCGCAGCGTGAAGCGGTGATCCAGGCGttccgccgcggcgatATCTGGATCCTGATTTGTACCGAGCTTATGGCGCGCGGTATCGACTTCAAGGGCGTGAATTTGGTGATCAACTACGACTTTCCCCAGACGGTCCAGAGCTACATCCACCGTATCGGCCGTACGGGTCGTGCAGGCAAGCAGGGCACGGCGATCACCTACTTTACCAAGCAAGACGCGCCGTACCTCAAGACCGTCGTCAACGTCATGCGGCAGTCCGGGTGCGACGTGCCCGAGTGGATGCTCAAGCTGCCCAAGCCGTCCAAGCTGCTCaagcagcagctgcgcaagaagccgatcgagcgccgcgacgtgcgcgccgcgtccggaagcagctcgttgggccgccgcctcgcgcaccgcaaACGCGACATGGTGCAGGGCAGCAAGCGCCGGAAAGAAAAGGCGAACAATTCGTAG
- a CDS encoding uncharacterized protein (EggNog:ENOG503PKY7; COG:S) — translation MVGRKRGRWDDAPRKRRAAPSGAVDVGKGRIMDLSDECLLHVLSFLDAKDVARAEGACARFARLGRASAVWRECFVREFVMKRGSLPLDAAIEPLLAHDASRKGRALATLPQRYQLGRGEVPSVQPDWRRLYLAWRNWHLGRVRVAALGDVPAQQKEGRSDTHASDTLVQASPNLVFTAPRTGARALPDVTPDALVAALPYVSVFLADAPSSERHLPLARLQPYALAEAIADAAQRDAALLAFLQKHGLALTEMRLEHTAEAWSVRLCLCFQPGVLAVLSVAVRTSLEVHLDHVLLVHGAARWRPIRQAAFARQVLVTCTDDFRLQIWHVPRSGAPAMLRALRSSSSRWPASVALRPLASSAYQLSITYATPVRGAWTVTLQELLLRLTPAGLEVGSRVAHASAHANVHGRLPTITSISYDDPYIVIGTDTNVLDVYEVSHAGHAPVAAGRAASATPRTANALAIRHLRTLYGHTSRVCSVALSDGRCVSGASDGSVRVWSMRRPPGEHVATLHGHVPTPDDRGLLVPLLPYAPSTRATTLAELAREPMHAYGVIKHVSAAFDHILCITAGRVRPAEQVQIWHFAS, via the coding sequence ATGGTAGGACGCAAGCGGGGGCGGTGGGACGATGCGCctcgcaagcgccgcgctgcgccgagcggcgccgtggATGTAGGCAAGGGGCGCATCATGGATCTTTCGGACGAGTGCCTCTTGCATGTCCTCTCGTTTCTCGACGCAAaagacgtcgcgcgcgccgaaggGGCCTGTGCACGCTtcgcgcgactcggtcgggcgagcgccgtgtggCGCGAGTGCTTTGTGCGCGAGTTTGTGATGAAGAGGGGCAGCCTGCCTCTGGATGCGGCCATAGAACCCCTGCTCGCACACGACGCATCGCGAAAAGGGCGCGCACTCGCCACACTCCCCCAGCGCTACCAGCTCGGTCGAGGGGaggtgccgagcgtgcagCCCGACTGGCGCAGGCTGTACCTTGCGTGGCGCAACTGGCACCtcgggcgcgtgcgtgtcgctgcgctgggcgacgtgccTGCGCAGCAGAAAGAGGGGCGCTCTGATACCCATGCCTCGGACACGCTGGTCCAGGCCTCGCCGAACCTCGTCTTTACTGCGCcacgcaccggcgcacgcgcgctgcCGGACGTGACGCCGGACGCGTTGGTGGCGGCGCTCCCGTACGTGTCCGTGTTTCTTgcggacgcgccgtcgagcgagcgccaccttccgcttgcgcgcctccaGCCGTACGcactcgccgaggcgattgcagatgcagcgcagcgcgacgcggcgctccttgcaTTCCTCCAAAAGCACGGCCTCGCACTCACCGAGATGCGGCTCGAGCATACGGCCGAGGCGTGGAGCGTCCGCCTGTGCCTGTGCTTCCAGCCGGGGGTGCTGGCCGTGCTGTcggtcgccgtgcgcacctcgctcgaggtgcaccTCGACCACGTACTCCTAGTccacggcgcggcacgctggcGGCCGATCCGCCAAGCGGCGTTTGCCCGCCAAGTGCTCGTTACTTGCACGGACGACTTTCGCCTGCAAATCTGGCACGTTCCGCGGAGCGgggcgccggcgatgctgcgtgcgctgcgcagcagcagcagccgctggccggcgtcggtcgcgctgcggccaCTTGCCTCGAGTGCCTACCAGCTCTCGATCACCTACGCGACacccgtgcgcggcgcgtggacCGTGAcgctgcaggagctgctgctgcgcctcacCCCGGCCGGGCTCGAGGTGGGgagccgcgtcgcgcatgcgTCGGCACACGCAAACGTGCATGGACGCCTGCCAACCATTACGAGCATCAGCTACGACGATCCCTACATTGTGATTGGGACAGATACCAATGTGCTGGACGTGTACGAGGTGAGCCATGCCGGCCACGCCCCCGTtgccgccgggcgcgcggcgagtgcGACGCCCCGCACTGCGAATGCGCTCGCGATCCGGcacctgcgcacgctgtaCGGCCACACGAGCCGCGTATGTAGCGTCGCGCTGAGTGACGGGCGGTGTGTgtcgggcgcctcggacggcagcgtgcgcgtatggagcatgcgcaggccgcccggcgagcacgtcgcgacgctgcacgGCCACGTCCCCACGCCCGACGACCGCGGCCTGCTGGTCCCGCTGCTGCCGTATGCGccctcgacacgcgccaCGACACTGGCcgagctggcgcgcgagccgatGCATGCGTACGGCGTGATCAAGCATGTCAGCGCCGCGTTCGACCATATTCTATGCATCACGGCCGGGCGTGTGCGccctgccgagcaggtccAGATCTGGCACTTTGCGTCGTAA
- a CDS encoding uncharacterized protein (BUSCO:EOG092640PR; EggNog:ENOG503NWR7; COG:S), translating to MEARKRQSMPGGIAPPNKENVSPVKERRKRTVSMGGVKSPERRARPRKSAIRATPQVFQSPTGLGPNVERAHIRMPSEDIVNMVESTTRASLQGLVDMPMQSPGLPNPYAALLHSPSKASPSKASPSKASPSKATGPTGPLSARKEHTIAIPPSAEIEQARRQRRVTFSAHQEKTDFEQDEPTMSIRPAQQLMDRGSPVPSGADTSEEVSMDLTADSFESDASQTMEMTRAWEQGADESDASQTMEMTQAWKEDADESDMSESMQFTAAFRAAPDASVDTSADASADASADASASMDTTGVSSANESAMEMTAVWGQFAEAARSAPSTPERDSPKRSPERRQTMLLTEEQIRSPSTPRMQRATPRAASPSTPKVKSPSTPTIKSPLKSPGMPKAMSPIKAPSVLNSYKAEPSTPPPKTEPSTPRFKAEPSTPPSQKGSTPHALQGSPSTPSRYRQSLRGGVPSPEYKHSPAKRIVPKTPPSGTPVAFATARRPSPVRPAGPARASIGGTEGMAFPRSPFIHSMLRQRGRISSPMRDMDESIADTSFHMHLDDFLHLIDLTFHDNMTASRTFIERSAQRTASLSLIDAARLASGAAPMLRTLRNACAELKQHIEEGRERLQAMEADFFTRPPVFVQEWSQLPDGDVRRNLKSQLSVHKQAARAAAMTDYYGWRTDMQFDEDQAAFLAHHRNLLRRDALAVDERRARLVNTCLPPLRAHHAALAKKLATAQERQAAIANCDPDELRTLYEEIDEQDAYLQGVRTAHNDAVSQLTRVQGRVDETTSKIKEASEAIRAARAISQQIQGCSPGEAVRLERQVEHVERLMQWRIANSTSTLLQLTHCDALQVTLELDARRGGVKRAVISPLSSVAATPMHRAALAVIRAQVKAAAATQVPDVLRTVAQYWCVCRALSADLARARAHFPIDVRLTDDGETLEAVATVLLDTAQAKLRVTIPIHLAAEPPVLASAVQVEAVYGNADRMRLGMRSSRRAAQ from the exons AtggaggcgcgcaagcgccagtCGATGCCGGGCGGCATCGCGCCGCCCAACAAAGAGAATGTGAGCCCTGTAAAGGAACGCAGGAAGCGCACAGTGAGCATGGGTGGCGTCAAGAGccccgagcgccgcgcacga CCCCGCAAAAGTGCCAttcgcgcgacgccgcaaGTGTTTCAGAGCCCGACAGGCCTCGGGCCAAACGTCGAGCGGGCGCATATCCGGATGCCTAGTGAGGATATCGTAAATATGGTCgagtcgacgacgcgcgcgtcgctgcaggGGCTCGTCGATATGCCGATGCAGTCGCCTGGCCTCCCGAACCCGTACGCGGCCCTGCTGCACTCGCCGTCCAAGGCGTCGCCATCCAAGGCGTCGCCGTCCAAGGCGTCGCCGTCCAAGGCCACCGGGCCGACCGGGCCGCTGAGCGCACGCAAGGAGCACACGATTGCGATCCCGCCAAgcgccgagatcgagcaggctcgccgccagcgccgagtTACCTTTAGTGCGCACCAGGAAAAGACCGACTTTGAGCAGGACGAGCCGACGATGAGCATACgcccggcgcagcagctcatggaccgcggctcgccggtgccgagcggcgcggatACCTCGGAAGAGGTCTCGATGGATCTCACGGCCGACTCGTTTGAGAGCGACGCAAGCCAGACGATGGAAATGACACGCGCCTGGGAACAGGGTGCAGACGAGAGCGACGCCAGCCAGACGATGGAAATGACGCAGGCGTGGAAGGAGGATGCTGACGAGAGCGACATGTCCGAGTCGATGCAGTTTACGGCCGCCtttcgcgcggcgccggatgCATCGGTCGATACGTCCGCCGACGCCTCTGCGGACGCCTCTGCGGACGCCTCCGCCTCGATGGATACCAcgggcgtgtcgagcgcaaaCGAGTCGGCGATGGAAATGACGGCCGTCTGGGGTCAGTTTGCCGAGGCTGCGCGGTcagcgccgtcgacgccggAGCGCGACTCGCCGAAACGCTcgccggagcgccgccAGACGATGCTCCTTACCGAGGAGCAAatcaggtcgccgagcacgccgcgcatgcAGCGTGCAACGCCCCGTgctgcgtcgccgagcactCCCAAGGTCaagtcgccgagcaccccCACGATCAAGTCGCCCCTCAAGTCGCCCGGCATGCCCAAGGCCATGTCGCCGATcaaggcgccgagcgtgctgAACTCGTACAAGGccgagccgagcacgccgcccccCAAAAccgagccgagcacgccgcgcttcAAGGCGGAGCCGAgtacgccgccgtcgcaaaagggcagcacgccgcatgcgctgcaaggctcgccgagcacgccctCGCGCTATCGGCagtcgctgcgcggcggcgtcccATCGCCCGAGTACAAGCACTCACCCGCGAAGCGCATCGTGCCCAAGACGCCTCcgtccggcacgcccgTCGCGTTTgcgaccgcgcggcgcccgtcgcCCGTGCGTCCCGCCGGccctgcgcgtgcgtcgaTCGGGGGCACAGAAGGCATGGCGTTCCCCCGCTCCCCCTTTATCCACTCGATGCTCCGCCAACGCGGCCGAAtctcgtcgccgatgcgcgaTATGGACGAGAGCATTGCCGATACCTCGTTCCATAtgcacctcgacgactTCTTGCACCTGATCGACCTGACGTTCCACGACAATATgacggcgtcgcggacGTTTATCGAGCGGTCTGCCCAGCGCACTGCGTCCCTCTCGCTCatcgatgcggcgcgcctggcgagcggtgcggcgccgatgctgcgtacgctgcgcaacgCGTGTGCCGAGCTGAAACAGCACATTGAAGAAGGCAGGGAGCGTCTGCAGGCGATGGAGGCCGACTTCTTTACGCGCCCGCCCGTCTTTGTGCAGGAATGGAGCCAGCTgcccgacggcgacgtgcggcgcaaTCTCAAGAGCCAGCTGAGTGTGCACAAGCaggccgctcgcgctgcggcaaTGACAGATTACTACGGCTGGCGCACAGACATGCAGTTTGACGAGGACCAGGCTGCGTTCCTTGCGCACCACCGCAacctgctgcggcgcgacgcgctcgcggtcgacgagcgacgtgcgcgcctcgtgaACACGTGTCTGCCtccgctgcgcgcgcaccatgcggcgcttgccaaGAAGCTCGCCACGGCACaggagcgccaggcggcgaTCGCCAACTGCGaccccgacgagctccGCACGCTGTACGAGGagatcgacgagcaggacgcCTACCTGCaaggcgtgcgcaccgcgcacAACGACGCTGTCAGCCAGCTCACGCGCGTACAAGGGCGTGTCGACGAGACCACAAGCAAGATCAAAGAGGCAAGTGAGGCGatccgcgcggcgcgggcgatCAGCCAGCAGATCCAGGGGTGCTcgcccggcgaggcggtgcgcctcgagcgccaggtcgAGCACGTGGAGCGTCTGATGCAGTGGCGCATCGCCAacagcacctcgacgctcCTGCAGCTGACGCActgcgatgcgctccaagtcacgctcgagctggacgcacggcgcggcggcgtgaaGCGTGCCGTCATCTCGCCGCTGTCGTCGGTTGCCGCCACGCCGATGcaccgtgcggcgctcgccgtgatccgtgcgcaggtcaaggccgcggccgcgacgcaggTGCCGGATGTCTtgcgcaccgtcgcgcAGTACTGGTGTgtgtgccgcgcgctgtCCGCGGACCTCGCCAGAGCACGCGCTCACTTTCCgatcgacgtgcgcctcaccgacgacggcgaaacgctcgaggccgtcgcGACGGTCCTGCTCGACACTGCCCAGGCCAAGCTCCGTGTCACGATTCCGATCcacctcgcggccgagccgccggtgctcgcgagcgccgtgcaggTCGAGGCCGTGTACGGCAATGCAGA CCGCATGCGCTTGGGCATGCGCTCctcacggcgcgccgcgcagtaG
- a CDS encoding tRNA-dihydrouridine(16/17) synthase [NAD(P)(+)] (COG:J; EggNog:ENOG503P3WK) — protein MRPWFQYGAAPMVNQSDVAFRLTAVQYGATATWTETWEGLVRALEIGRAAPENRDVVSGEPARQIVQLAGDDGVALAAAARRLAPYADGFDVNLGCPQRRAQEGHYGGYLLGQRDWPLVESITSALVHSTPLPVSVKLRLCDYAADTPALAVRLARAGAAVVTLHARHVAPNRRRANAAKLTYVYDVRTALLDAGLHASQPGGHCHVLSNGNVRGWADVVANLGATHADGVMVGEPLLEQPHLFAPSVQKKATALDALDTYLGLCEAYPHDSLPMQRVHQHVHSTIPCAVRPTSRR, from the exons ATGCGGCCGTGGTTTCAgtacggcgcggcgccgatgGTGAACCAGTCGGACGTCGCGTTCCGGCTGACGGCCGTGCAGTACGGCGCCACGGCGACGTGGAC AGAGACGTGGGAGGGactcgtgcgtgcgctcgaaattgggcgcgccgcgcccgagaACCGCGACGTGGTCTCGGGCGAGCCTGCGCGGCAGAttgtgcagctcgcgggcgacgatggcgtggcgcttgccgcggcggctaggcgcctcgcgccgtacgcggaCGGATTCGACGTCAACCTCG GGTGtccccagcgccgcgcacagGAGGGACACTACGGGGGCTACCTGTTAGGGCAGCGGGACTGGCCGCTGGTCGAGAGTATCA CCTCGGCGCTCGTTCATAGCACGCCGCTCCCGGTCTCGGTCAAGCTGCGGCTGTGCGACTATGCCGCGGATACGCCCGCGCTGGCCGTCCGgcttgcgcgcgccggcgcagcggtcgtcacgctgcatgcgcggcacgtcgcgccgaaccggcggcgcgccaacGCCGCGAAGCTCACTTACGTCTacgacgtgcgcacggccctcCTCGACGCAGGGCTGCATGCGTCACAGCCCGGCGGCCACTGCCATGTGCTGAGCAACGGAAACGTGCGCGGCTGGGCGGATGTCGTGGCGAACCtgggcgcgacgcacgccgacggcgtcatggtcggcgagccgctgctcgagcagccgcACCTCTTTGCGCCGTCGGTCCAAAAAAAAGCCACTgcactcgacgcgctggacaCCTATCTTGGCCTGTGCGAGGCCTACCCCCACGACAGCTTGCcgatgcagcgcgtgcaccAGCATGTACA CTCCACGATACCCTGCGCAGTGCGCCCGACGTCGCGACGATGA